A window of the Yersinia rochesterensis genome harbors these coding sequences:
- the yejK gene encoding nucleoid-associated protein YejK encodes MSLDIDQIALHQLIKRDEQTLDVVLRDSLLPANAVVEEMMAELHRVYSAKSKAYGLFNEQSELADALKRSRKGDEDFLSFSRAATGRLRDELAKYPFAEGGVVLFCQYRYLAVEYLLISVLSSCNSMRVNEQLDLSTTHYLDINRADIVARIDLTEWENNPESTRYLTFLKGRVGRKVSDFFMDFLAASEGLDTKAQNRGLLQAVDDYCADAELGKNERQAYRQQVYSYCNEQLQAGEEIALQELSQELPKLGEKDFQQFSAEQGYALEESFPADRSTLRQLTKFAGSGGGLSINFDALLLGERIFWDAATDTLTIKGTPPNLRDQLQRNAGKK; translated from the coding sequence ATGAGTCTGGATATTGACCAGATAGCCTTACATCAGCTTATCAAACGTGATGAACAAACGCTTGATGTGGTATTGCGCGATTCGTTGTTACCAGCCAATGCTGTAGTTGAAGAAATGATGGCCGAGCTGCATCGGGTTTACAGTGCCAAAAGCAAAGCTTATGGGTTGTTTAATGAACAAAGTGAGCTGGCTGACGCGCTGAAACGGAGCCGTAAGGGTGATGAAGATTTCCTCAGCTTTAGTCGTGCGGCAACCGGGCGTTTACGCGATGAGTTAGCCAAATATCCGTTTGCTGAAGGTGGCGTGGTACTGTTTTGCCAATACCGCTATCTGGCGGTGGAATATTTACTGATTTCAGTGCTAAGCAGCTGTAATAGCATGCGGGTGAATGAGCAACTTGACCTGAGCACGACTCATTATCTTGATATCAATCGTGCTGATATTGTGGCCCGTATTGATTTAACTGAATGGGAAAACAACCCGGAATCAACCCGTTATCTGACTTTCTTGAAAGGGCGAGTAGGGCGTAAAGTATCTGATTTCTTTATGGATTTCTTGGCCGCAAGTGAAGGTCTGGATACTAAAGCGCAAAACCGTGGTTTATTACAGGCGGTTGATGATTATTGTGCGGATGCCGAGCTGGGTAAAAATGAGCGCCAGGCTTATCGTCAGCAGGTTTATAGCTATTGTAATGAGCAGTTGCAGGCCGGTGAAGAAATTGCCTTGCAGGAGCTTTCGCAAGAGTTACCAAAGTTGGGCGAAAAAGATTTCCAACAATTCTCTGCTGAGCAGGGTTATGCATTGGAAGAGAGTTTCCCGGCAGATCGCAGCACTTTGCGTCAGTTGACCAAGTTTGCAGGTAGTGGCGGTGGGTTGAGTATCAATTTTGATGCGTTGTTACTGGGCGAGCGTATTTTTTGGGATGCGGCGACGGACACCTTGACCATTAAAGGCACTCCTCCCAATCTGCGTGATCAGCTACAGCGCAATGCGGGTAAGAAGTAA
- a CDS encoding YejL family protein — MPQSSRYSDEHVEKLLSELVSVLEKHRTPTDLSLMVLGNMVTNLINTSIAPAQRKVLARSFAEALQASVREDKAH, encoded by the coding sequence ATGCCACAATCATCCCGTTATAGCGACGAACACGTTGAAAAATTGCTGTCAGAATTAGTCAGCGTACTGGAAAAACACCGTACCCCAACCGATCTTTCTTTGATGGTTTTGGGAAATATGGTAACAAATCTGATCAATACCAGCATTGCTCCTGCGCAACGCAAAGTATTGGCTCGTTCTTTCGCTGAAGCCCTCCAAGCTTCAGTACGTGAAGATAAAGCTCATTAA
- the yejM gene encoding LPS biosynthesis-modulating metalloenzyme YejM, producing MVTNRQRYREKVSQMISWGHWFALFNILFSLALGSRYLFISDWPSSLIGRVYALVSWLGHFSFIVFAAYLLVIFPLTFVVMSQRLLRFLSAAFATAGLTLLLVDTEVFTRFHLHLNPVVWELVVNPDQTELARDWQLMFIAVPVIFLVEMLFGTWAWQKLRSLNRQRFVKPLVAVFISAFFASHLIYIWADANFYRPISMQRANLPLSYPMTARKFLEKHGLLDQEEYQRRLVEQGNPDALTVEYPLSPIAFSDKGSGYNLLLIVVDGIRANSLQKDMPVLAEFGHSNIQFDQHYSSGNRQDTGLFGLFYGISPTYLDGVLSSRKPSAFITSLSAQGYQFGLFSSDGFASPLYRQALLSDFTLPAPAEQTDSETTAQWQQWLSTLNNNTPWFSYINLNGSIEAQDPVVGHKVATPADFIRHYKTGAKDVDQQIATILDTLKQRGQLDKTVVIITASHGVEFNDSGNDSWGAGSSFNRQQLQVPLIVHWPGTPAQKVNKLTNHEDIMTTLMQRLLHVKTAAEDYSQGEDLFAAQRNNNWVATGDNGTLVITTPTQTIVLDNNGGYRAYDEQGNEIKDEKPQLPLLLQVLTDIKRFIAN from the coding sequence ATGGTGACAAATCGTCAGCGCTATCGTGAAAAAGTCTCCCAGATGATCAGCTGGGGGCACTGGTTCGCCCTGTTTAACATCCTGTTCAGCTTGGCGCTGGGTAGCCGCTATTTGTTTATCTCCGATTGGCCTTCATCGCTGATTGGCCGTGTCTATGCCCTTGTCAGTTGGCTTGGGCACTTTAGTTTTATTGTTTTTGCTGCCTATTTATTGGTGATATTCCCACTGACTTTTGTGGTGATGTCGCAACGGCTACTCCGTTTCCTTTCCGCCGCCTTTGCCACTGCGGGCTTAACCCTGCTTCTGGTAGATACCGAGGTTTTCACCCGCTTCCACTTGCATCTTAACCCCGTAGTATGGGAGTTAGTGGTTAACCCGGATCAAACTGAGCTGGCGCGTGATTGGCAATTGATGTTTATTGCCGTGCCGGTCATTTTTCTTGTCGAGATGCTTTTCGGTACCTGGGCATGGCAAAAACTACGCAGTCTCAACCGACAGCGCTTTGTAAAGCCGCTGGTTGCCGTGTTTATTTCCGCCTTCTTTGCCTCACATCTGATTTATATCTGGGCAGATGCTAATTTCTATCGCCCCATCAGTATGCAGCGCGCGAACTTACCGCTCTCCTATCCGATGACAGCGCGTAAATTCCTTGAGAAACATGGTCTGCTTGACCAAGAGGAATATCAGCGGCGCTTGGTAGAACAAGGTAATCCAGATGCATTGACCGTTGAATATCCCCTCAGCCCGATCGCCTTTAGCGACAAAGGCAGCGGTTATAATCTGTTATTAATTGTGGTTGATGGCATCCGTGCCAATAGCCTGCAAAAAGACATGCCAGTTTTGGCTGAATTCGGCCATTCAAACATCCAATTTGACCAGCATTACAGCTCGGGTAATCGTCAGGATACCGGGCTGTTTGGGCTGTTTTACGGTATTTCCCCAACCTATTTAGATGGTGTTCTTTCTTCACGTAAACCTTCTGCATTCATCACGTCATTGAGTGCTCAAGGCTATCAGTTTGGATTGTTCTCATCCGATGGTTTTGCCTCGCCGCTCTATCGCCAGGCGTTGTTATCTGATTTCACCTTACCTGCCCCGGCAGAACAAACTGACAGCGAAACTACAGCACAATGGCAACAATGGCTGTCCACACTGAATAATAATACGCCGTGGTTCTCATACATTAACCTTAACGGGTCAATTGAAGCGCAAGATCCTGTTGTTGGTCATAAAGTTGCCACGCCAGCCGATTTTATTCGCCATTATAAAACGGGTGCAAAAGATGTGGATCAGCAGATTGCGACCATTCTGGATACGCTAAAACAACGCGGACAACTCGATAAAACCGTAGTTATTATTACTGCCAGCCATGGTGTCGAATTTAATGATAGCGGCAATGATAGCTGGGGGGCTGGCAGCAGCTTTAATCGTCAACAGTTGCAAGTCCCGTTAATCGTCCATTGGCCGGGCACGCCCGCACAGAAAGTGAACAAGTTAACCAACCACGAAGATATTATGACCACACTGATGCAGCGGCTATTGCACGTTAAAACCGCAGCAGAGGATTATTCGCAAGGGGAAGACTTATTCGCCGCACAACGCAACAACAACTGGGTAGCGACGGGCGATAATGGCACTCTGGTTATCACTACACCAACACAAACGATTGTGTTAGATAATAATGGTGGATACCGGGCTTATGACGAGCAAGGTAATGAAATTAAAGATGAAAAACCACAACTCCCATTACTGTTGCAAGTGCTGACTGATATAAAACGTTTTATTGCGAACTAG
- a CDS encoding 6-phospho-beta-glucosidase, protein MSHKQLPKDFLWGGAVAAHQVEGGWDKGGKGISIADVLSGGSHSVDRVITDGVQDGYRYPNHEAVDFYGHYKEDIAMFAEMGFKCFRTSIAWTRIFPKGDEQQPNEAGLQFYDDMFDELLKYGIEPVITLSHFEMPWHLVKEYGGWKNRKVVDFFVKFSEVVMERYKSKVKYWMTFNEINNQRNWKYPLFGYCCSGVVFTEQENPEETMYQVLHHQFVASAKVVKLGHAINPEFKIGCMVAMVPLYPFSCHPDDMMYSVEAMRERYLFGDVHMRGYYPSYILNEWARRGFTINMEEGDLDILREGCADYMGLSYYMSNAVSATHPGSGHSLSGFEGSVPNPHVKASDWGWQIDPVGLRYSLSVLYERYQKPLFIVENGFGAIDHVADDGMVHDDYRIAYLKAHIEQMKKAVFEDGVDLMGYTPWGCIDCVSFTTGEYSKRYGFIYVDKNDDGTGTMARSRKLSFGWYKKVIASNGEEL, encoded by the coding sequence ATGAGCCACAAACAATTACCGAAAGATTTTTTATGGGGCGGCGCAGTTGCAGCGCATCAGGTTGAAGGCGGCTGGGATAAAGGCGGCAAAGGTATAAGTATTGCCGATGTATTGTCCGGTGGCTCACACAGTGTTGACCGTGTGATAACTGATGGTGTGCAAGACGGTTATCGCTATCCAAATCATGAAGCGGTTGATTTTTATGGTCATTACAAAGAAGACATCGCAATGTTTGCTGAGATGGGCTTCAAATGCTTCCGAACTTCCATTGCCTGGACGCGCATTTTCCCGAAAGGTGATGAGCAGCAACCGAATGAGGCTGGTCTGCAATTTTACGATGATATGTTTGATGAGCTACTGAAATACGGTATTGAACCGGTGATTACGTTGTCTCACTTCGAAATGCCATGGCACTTGGTTAAAGAATACGGTGGCTGGAAAAATCGGAAAGTGGTCGACTTCTTCGTGAAATTCAGTGAAGTGGTCATGGAGCGCTATAAAAGCAAAGTCAAATATTGGATGACATTCAATGAGATCAATAACCAACGTAACTGGAAGTATCCGTTATTTGGTTATTGCTGCTCTGGTGTGGTGTTCACTGAACAAGAAAACCCTGAAGAAACAATGTATCAGGTTCTGCATCATCAGTTTGTGGCCAGTGCCAAAGTGGTCAAACTGGGCCACGCCATTAATCCAGAATTCAAAATTGGCTGTATGGTCGCGATGGTGCCGCTATATCCATTCTCTTGCCATCCAGATGACATGATGTATTCAGTAGAAGCTATGCGTGAGCGTTATCTATTCGGTGATGTTCATATGCGTGGTTACTATCCTTCCTACATTCTGAATGAATGGGCGCGTCGCGGTTTCACTATTAATATGGAAGAGGGTGATCTCGACATTCTTCGTGAAGGTTGCGCGGATTACATGGGGCTGAGTTATTACATGAGTAATGCGGTTTCTGCAACCCATCCGGGGAGTGGACATTCTCTTTCCGGCTTTGAGGGCAGTGTACCTAATCCTCATGTTAAAGCATCTGATTGGGGATGGCAGATTGATCCTGTCGGCTTGCGTTATTCACTGAGCGTATTGTATGAGCGTTACCAAAAGCCGCTATTTATTGTTGAAAATGGCTTTGGTGCTATCGACCACGTTGCTGATGACGGCATGGTTCACGATGATTACCGCATTGCGTATCTCAAAGCCCATATTGAGCAAATGAAAAAAGCGGTGTTTGAAGATGGCGTGGACTTGATGGGGTACACCCCATGGGGCTGCATCGACTGTGTATCATTCACGACAGGTGAATACAGCAAACGTTATGGCTTTATCTACGTGGATAAAAATGATGATGGGACTGGCACGATGGCGCGTTCGCGTAAATTGAGTTTTGGCTGGTATAAGAAAGTTATTGCCAGCAATGGTGAAGAACTCTAA
- a CDS encoding PTS transporter subunit EIIC yields the protein MAIDYSLTAQEIIKYIGGDNNVITVTHCATRLRFILKDNKAVDKEKLNRVKGVITVIEAGGQMQVVIGNHVGDAYKHVMNLINIDESAPVAAPKVGIVSRLMDIISSIFAPFLYPLAACGILQGIISFLAAIGWMDAASGTYRILNFVSWTGFTFLPVMVAFTAAKKFNVNPFTAVITACALISPDYMNMLTANKIVTVNSADPAVQQLMHEALNNPQVAHILNTIAGIPLSSPTLDFFGIPVQYLSYTASVIPIILMVWAMSYVQRFCEKVLPMVVRNLFTPMFCIAIMVPLTLLVFGPVGNLIGGAIGGVYNTLYNLSPAIAGFMVGAFWQPLVTLGVHWGITPVTVGNYATLGYDTFTGLQASAVFAMAGTMFGVYLKTRNSEMKGISLSAGITALFGITEPAIYGVALRLKKPFLCSCAAGGIGGAIAGSFNAVSWSYCLPGIAVLPVFFKEGHMTQFLGFLLSITVAFVLGAVFTWLVGFTDETENVAQSSSAKTSDAPLVQAQMNQG from the coding sequence ATGGCAATTGATTACTCATTGACCGCCCAAGAAATTATTAAATATATCGGCGGCGATAATAATGTGATTACCGTCACACATTGTGCAACGCGTTTACGCTTTATATTGAAAGATAATAAAGCTGTCGATAAAGAAAAATTAAATCGTGTTAAAGGGGTTATTACCGTCATTGAAGCGGGTGGGCAAATGCAAGTGGTTATTGGTAACCACGTCGGTGATGCTTATAAGCATGTGATGAACCTGATTAATATTGATGAAAGCGCGCCGGTGGCAGCACCTAAAGTCGGTATTGTTAGTCGCTTAATGGATATTATCTCGAGTATTTTTGCGCCGTTCCTTTATCCACTGGCTGCTTGCGGTATTTTACAAGGGATTATTTCTTTCCTTGCCGCGATAGGTTGGATGGATGCCGCCAGCGGCACTTATCGTATTCTAAACTTTGTTTCCTGGACCGGTTTTACCTTCCTGCCAGTGATGGTAGCCTTTACTGCCGCCAAGAAATTCAATGTTAACCCTTTCACCGCCGTTATTACTGCATGTGCGCTGATCAGCCCAGATTATATGAACATGCTCACGGCCAACAAAATCGTCACGGTGAACTCAGCCGATCCTGCGGTTCAGCAATTGATGCATGAAGCACTGAATAATCCGCAGGTTGCCCATATTTTGAATACCATCGCCGGTATTCCTTTGTCATCACCTACTTTGGATTTCTTCGGTATTCCCGTGCAATACCTGAGCTACACCGCCTCGGTTATCCCGATCATTTTGATGGTTTGGGCGATGTCTTATGTGCAGCGCTTCTGTGAAAAAGTGCTGCCGATGGTGGTGCGTAATCTGTTTACCCCGATGTTCTGTATTGCCATTATGGTGCCATTAACCCTGCTGGTATTTGGCCCGGTGGGTAACTTGATAGGTGGGGCTATTGGTGGTGTTTACAATACACTTTATAACCTCAGCCCAGCGATAGCAGGGTTTATGGTTGGGGCATTCTGGCAACCATTAGTTACATTGGGTGTTCATTGGGGTATCACCCCAGTCACTGTGGGTAACTATGCTACATTGGGTTATGACACTTTCACTGGTTTGCAAGCCTCTGCGGTCTTTGCTATGGCCGGAACCATGTTCGGCGTTTATTTAAAAACGCGCAACAGTGAAATGAAAGGAATTTCATTGTCAGCAGGGATTACGGCTTTATTCGGTATTACCGAACCGGCTATTTACGGTGTGGCATTACGCTTAAAAAAACCTTTCTTATGCAGTTGTGCTGCTGGGGGGATCGGCGGGGCTATTGCAGGGAGTTTTAATGCTGTGTCATGGAGTTATTGCCTGCCCGGTATCGCAGTACTGCCAGTCTTCTTTAAAGAAGGGCATATGACACAGTTCCTGGGATTCTTGCTATCAATCACTGTTGCTTTCGTCTTGGGTGCCGTTTTCACTTGGTTGGTTGGGTTTACGGATGAGACAGAAAATGTTGCACAATCAAGCAGTGCTAAAACATCCGATGCACCACTTGTTCAGGCGCAAATGAATCAGGGTTAA
- a CDS encoding MurR/RpiR family transcriptional regulator, which yields MFTYKEISSLNELELIVYNYIIKNTDKVMYMTIRELADAAGVSTTTVLRFCKKMNCDGYSEFRIRFKLYLEHDEKPPVTFGISEIISYFKSINNSEFDELLDTVAAQIAATRRIIFVGIGTSGALGKYSARFFSNIGKYSTYIDDPYYPINSDMYQDAIAIIFSVSGETEEIIRIANQFSLQNCKIISLTNSDNSTLAKMADLNISYHMPPIVLEGQYNITTQIPVLYIIETIGKKLSKLINKNTR from the coding sequence ATGTTTACATATAAAGAAATATCATCGCTGAACGAACTGGAATTGATCGTCTATAACTACATCATAAAAAATACTGATAAAGTGATGTACATGACCATCAGAGAATTGGCGGATGCTGCGGGAGTATCGACGACCACGGTTTTACGTTTCTGCAAAAAAATGAATTGTGATGGTTACTCTGAATTCCGTATTCGTTTTAAACTGTATTTAGAACATGATGAAAAACCACCTGTTACTTTTGGTATCAGTGAAATAATTAGCTATTTTAAAAGTATCAATAATAGCGAATTTGATGAGTTACTTGATACGGTAGCAGCTCAAATAGCCGCTACACGCCGAATAATTTTTGTTGGAATAGGAACATCTGGTGCATTAGGGAAATACAGCGCACGTTTCTTCTCTAATATAGGTAAGTACAGCACTTATATTGACGATCCCTATTATCCGATTAATAGTGACATGTATCAGGATGCGATTGCGATTATTTTCTCTGTCTCTGGTGAGACCGAGGAAATTATTCGTATTGCTAATCAGTTCAGCTTGCAGAATTGCAAAATTATTAGCTTAACCAACAGTGATAACTCAACATTGGCTAAGATGGCGGATTTAAATATTTCCTACCATATGCCACCTATTGTATTGGAAGGCCAATATAATATTACCACTCAGATTCCAGTATTATATATTATTGAGACTATCGGTAAGAAACTCTCCAAGTTAATTAATAAAAACACTCGATAA
- a CDS encoding tail fiber assembly protein translates to MLLSRIDLSTAPDINRPVTPQ, encoded by the coding sequence GTGCTATTAAGCCGAATCGACCTGTCAACCGCCCCTGATATCAATCGGCCTGTCACGCCACAGTAA
- a CDS encoding DinI family protein: protein MRVELIYDKRNVAGLANANEMIKAELTKRVHQVFPNAEVKVKPMQANGINTDASKQEKSVLNRLVEEMFDEADQWLVSEF, encoded by the coding sequence ATGCGAGTTGAATTAATTTATGACAAACGGAATGTCGCCGGCCTGGCTAACGCCAATGAAATGATCAAAGCAGAATTGACCAAGCGCGTACACCAAGTGTTCCCCAATGCAGAGGTTAAGGTCAAACCAATGCAAGCTAATGGCATTAATACCGATGCGAGTAAACAAGAGAAATCTGTGCTCAATCGTTTGGTAGAAGAGATGTTTGATGAAGCAGATCAATGGTTAGTGAGTGAGTTTTAA
- a CDS encoding omptin family outer membrane protease yields MKVNITVKKNLSIFMLLALSHSAVASYHTKITDSLTVSTSLGLLNTESNEYVYDRNSRKISQLDWKAENTPIVKIDISWDVLSRLTFTARGWSTLSSSKGTMDDYDWNQTNQTKWTDWSHHEKTHLNYANEIDLNAKFWFLKQDNYRIGLMSGYQRNNNDWTAYGGNYHYNNGNNIFTASDTVAAIGYKQNFDMTYIGLAGSYHYQKFEFNTSLKYSRWVNANAQDEHYSRKLSFKDSSKNSRYYAVVVDAGYYITPRTKLFVEAAWNQYTEGKGTTQILNRNTGTSQNNLDGSSIAQKNQTIAMGFLYTF; encoded by the coding sequence ATGAAAGTTAATATTACAGTAAAAAAAAACCTCAGCATATTCATGCTACTCGCCTTATCTCACTCTGCGGTAGCCAGTTATCATACTAAGATAACTGATAGTTTGACTGTCAGTACCTCACTGGGGTTATTAAATACAGAATCAAATGAATATGTTTATGACCGAAACAGCCGAAAAATAAGTCAGTTAGATTGGAAAGCTGAGAATACCCCGATTGTTAAAATAGATATCTCATGGGATGTGTTATCACGTTTAACTTTCACCGCTCGCGGGTGGTCTACATTATCATCAAGCAAAGGCACTATGGATGATTATGATTGGAATCAGACAAACCAAACCAAGTGGACGGATTGGTCTCATCATGAAAAAACCCATTTGAACTATGCTAACGAAATTGATCTGAATGCAAAGTTTTGGTTTTTAAAACAAGACAATTATCGTATTGGTTTGATGAGTGGCTATCAACGTAATAACAATGATTGGACCGCCTATGGTGGAAACTATCATTACAACAATGGTAACAATATTTTTACAGCTTCAGATACCGTTGCAGCAATCGGTTATAAACAAAATTTTGATATGACCTACATTGGTTTAGCTGGAAGCTATCATTATCAAAAATTTGAGTTTAATACCTCGCTGAAATATAGCCGTTGGGTCAATGCCAATGCACAGGATGAACATTATTCACGCAAACTTTCCTTCAAAGACAGCAGCAAAAACTCGCGCTATTACGCAGTCGTGGTGGATGCGGGATATTATATCACCCCAAGGACCAAATTATTTGTAGAAGCTGCCTGGAATCAATACACCGAAGGGAAAGGAACAACGCAAATCCTCAACCGGAATACCGGCACATCACAAAATAATCTTGATGGCTCAAGCATCGCGCAGAAAAATCAAACTATCGCCATGGGATTTCTGTACACTTTTTAA
- a CDS encoding methyl-accepting chemotaxis protein, whose protein sequence is MLDSIRSRILAACIIIVAGSLAINTYFNYSVANKYNNSAIDNTLKAVTASHGVGIADWVAMKTQMIVSLKESALAADPIAALRQVAAAGNFINVYIGYANKTAIFSNPDGIPADYDPTGRPWYLQAVKAGSPVVPPPYIDAGTNQLVVTFALPIIQDGNVKGVLAADVTMDSVITNVKSIHPTEGSFGMLIDANGTIIAHPDVQLTLKPLSEIAPTLDLKALLTATAPTAAEIDGSTKLLLAQAVPGTQWFTVVALDKAHATAGMRSLLTTSLVTLIVIILIAIVIISLITQRALTPLNHVHKAMDAISSGSEDLTQRLPVEGRDEMAKIAISFNKFADKLSGVMAQIRNTSESVSIAANEIAAGNQDLSGRTESAAASLQQTSAALEQISATVAQSASAARQANTAVLSAANDASRGGEVIAKVITTMESIEAASGKIGDITSVIDGIAFQTNILALNAAVEAARAGEQGRGFAVVAGEVRTLAQRSAQAAKEIKTLIDSTVSSVASGSGQVRQASNTMTEIVSSVSDVTTIMSEITNAADEQMRGINEINSAVTQLDTMVQQNAALVQESTAASAALQAQAADLTSAVNQFKI, encoded by the coding sequence ATGCTTGATTCCATTCGTTCACGTATTCTGGCTGCCTGTATCATCATCGTGGCTGGTTCGCTTGCCATTAATACTTATTTTAACTACTCCGTTGCCAACAAATATAACAATAGTGCTATCGATAATACCTTGAAGGCGGTAACTGCCAGCCATGGGGTTGGGATTGCAGATTGGGTGGCGATGAAAACACAGATGATTGTGTCGCTTAAAGAAAGCGCATTGGCAGCAGACCCTATTGCAGCTTTACGCCAAGTGGCTGCGGCGGGTAACTTTATTAACGTTTATATCGGTTACGCAAATAAGACGGCTATTTTTTCTAATCCAGATGGCATTCCTGCTGACTATGATCCCACCGGTCGCCCTTGGTATTTACAAGCAGTGAAAGCGGGTAGCCCAGTGGTGCCCCCCCCTTATATTGATGCAGGAACTAATCAATTAGTCGTGACTTTTGCCTTGCCTATTATTCAGGATGGCAATGTGAAAGGGGTATTAGCTGCCGATGTCACCATGGACAGCGTGATTACAAACGTAAAATCTATCCATCCAACAGAGGGTAGTTTTGGTATGTTAATTGATGCTAACGGCACAATTATCGCCCATCCAGACGTGCAATTAACCCTAAAACCGCTGAGTGAAATCGCGCCGACATTGGATCTTAAAGCCCTGTTGACCGCAACCGCCCCTACCGCGGCTGAGATTGATGGCAGCACTAAGTTGTTACTTGCACAAGCGGTCCCCGGCACTCAGTGGTTTACTGTCGTCGCGCTGGACAAAGCCCACGCCACTGCCGGTATGCGCTCATTATTGACCACATCCCTGGTAACCCTGATTGTCATCATCTTAATTGCCATTGTCATTATTAGCCTGATTACCCAGCGCGCCCTGACACCACTGAATCATGTCCATAAGGCTATGGATGCTATCAGTTCTGGCTCGGAAGATTTAACCCAGCGCTTGCCGGTAGAAGGCCGTGATGAAATGGCCAAAATAGCCATTTCATTCAATAAATTTGCTGACAAACTCAGCGGCGTTATGGCGCAGATCCGCAATACCAGCGAATCTGTCAGCATTGCGGCGAATGAAATTGCGGCAGGTAATCAGGATTTGTCTGGCCGAACAGAGTCAGCCGCTGCCAGTTTGCAACAAACCTCGGCAGCACTCGAACAAATCTCAGCAACCGTGGCGCAATCTGCCAGTGCGGCAAGGCAAGCTAATACCGCGGTTCTCTCAGCCGCCAATGATGCTTCTCGTGGTGGCGAAGTTATCGCGAAAGTTATCACGACCATGGAGTCTATTGAGGCGGCTTCGGGCAAAATCGGGGATATTACCAGTGTCATTGATGGCATCGCTTTCCAGACCAATATTCTGGCACTGAATGCGGCAGTAGAAGCTGCGCGCGCCGGTGAGCAAGGTCGTGGATTTGCCGTGGTGGCGGGAGAAGTTCGCACCTTAGCGCAACGCAGCGCACAAGCGGCAAAAGAGATTAAAACCCTGATTGACTCGACGGTGAGCAGTGTTGCCTCTGGCTCCGGTCAGGTGCGGCAAGCCAGTAATACCATGACCGAGATTGTGAGCAGTGTATCTGATGTCACGACAATTATGTCAGAAATCACTAATGCGGCAGATGAACAAATGCGCGGTATTAATGAGATAAATAGCGCAGTGACTCAATTGGATACCATGGTGCAACAAAATGCCGCATTGGTGCAGGAATCAACCGCGGCCTCTGCTGCATTACAAGCCCAGGCGGCTGATTTGACCAGTGCCGTGAACCAATTCAAGATCTAA